A stretch of Lathyrus oleraceus cultivar Zhongwan6 chromosome 6, CAAS_Psat_ZW6_1.0, whole genome shotgun sequence DNA encodes these proteins:
- the LOC127091768 gene encoding uncharacterized membrane protein At4g09580, protein MAAPRNLTALKDEESGMELEDDSPAAKKPKSERFPLNTWEFAVAVAVFFVFSTGLVCIYLTMPSATSANLKLPRTLSDLRALKDQFSTYANENPVQFIVVYCSTYIFMQTFMIPGTIFMSLLAGALFGVVRGIMLVVFNATAGASSCFFLSKLIGRPIVTWLWPERMRFFQSEIAKRRDKLLNYMLFLRITPTLPNLFINLASPIVDVPFHIFFFATLIGLIPASYITVRAGLALGDLKSVKDLYDFKTLSVLFLIGFVSILPTVLKRKRVYE, encoded by the exons ATGGCGGCGCCGAGGAACTTGACGGCGTTAAAAGACGAAGAGAGCGGCATGGAGCTGGAAGATGATTCCCCTGCTGCCAAAAAACCTAAATCGGAGAGATTCCCACTCAACACATGGGAATTCGCCGTCGCCGTTGCCGTTTTCTTCGTCTTCTCCACCGGTCTTGTTTGTATTTACCTCACCATGCCATCCGCAACTTCCGCCAACCTCAAATTGCCTCGTACCCTCTCCGATCTTCGCGCGCTCAA AGATCAATTTTCAACGTATGCGAATGAGAATCCAGTACAGTTTATTGTTGTGTATTGTTCAACGTATATCTTTATGCAGACGTTTATGATTCCAGGAACGATTTTCATGTCGTTGTTAGCTGGGGCTCTTTTTGGAGTTGTTAGAGGAATAATGTTGGTTGTTTTTAATGCTACTGCTGGAGCATCTTCTTGCTTCTTTTTGTCTAAGTTAATTGGGAGACCTATTGTTACTTGGTTGTGGCCTGAAAGGATGAGGTTTTTCCAATCAGAG ATAGCAAAGCGTAGGGATAAGCTGCTGAACTACATGCTTTTTCTGAGGATAACCCCAACGTTGCCAAATCTTTTCATCAATCTGGCATCTCCAATTGTTGATGTACCATTTCATATATTCTTTTTCGCCACATTGATTGGCCTTATTCCAGCCTCTTATATTACTGTCAGA GCTGGACTTGCTCTTGGAGATCTAAAATCAGTGAAGGATCTATATGATTTCAAGACATTATCAGTACTTTTCCTTATTGGTTTTGTTTCTATACTTCCAACAGTTTTGAAGAGGAAGCGGGTATATGAATGA
- the LOC127091769 gene encoding 50S ribosomal protein L21, chloroplastic, translating into MASATATLSTLSSSFQTHSSISQTSTKTQFSFSQRFPSQSYNLSFQSTFSQRFPLLPIPKSTESSVAAVESDSEVSPTQPDSDSTQIVESRPWEKGLFAVVMIGGRQYIVHPGRWLVVQRLKDAKVNDKIALHKVLLVGTDTSCYIGKPIVTNAVVYATVEDQGLDSKVIVFKYKRKKHYRRTIGHRQPNTRIRINSIMGYEDYPKATMDNINVESS; encoded by the exons ATGGCTTCTGCAACTGCTACTCTTTCCACTCTCTCTTCTTCTTTCCAAACCCATTCTTCAATTTCCCAAACCTCCACAAAAACTCAATTCTCCTTTTCTCAACGTTTTCCTTCTCAATCTTACAACCTCTCTTTCCAATCCACTTTCTCACAACGCTTCCCTCTATTACCCATTCCCAAATCCACTGAGTCTTCCGTCGCAGCGGTTGAGTCCGACTCTGAAGTTTCTCCAACTCAGCCCGACTCTGATTCCACTCAAATTGTTGAATCTCGCCCGTGGGAAAAGGGTCTTTTCGCAGTTGTAATG ATCGGTGGACGTCAATATATCGTTCACCCTGGCCGCTGGCTTGTTGTTCAGAGGCTCAAAGATGCTAAGGTTAACGACAAG ATTGCCCTGCATAAGGTCTTACTGGTTGGCACAGATACGTCCTGCTACATTGGGAAACCGATAGTAACAAATGCGGTGGTATATGCAACAGTGGAAGATCAG GGTTTAGACAGCAAAGTAATTGTATTCAAATACAAAAGAAAGAAGCACTATCGCAGAACCATCGGTCACAGACAG CCAAATACACGCATTCGGATAAATAGCATTATGGGCTATGAGGACTACCCAAAAGCTACTATGGATAATATTAATGTGGAATCATCATGA